In Nicotiana tabacum cultivar K326 chromosome 11, ASM71507v2, whole genome shotgun sequence, a single window of DNA contains:
- the LOC107760735 gene encoding mitochondrial uncoupling protein 5-like: MGVKGFVEGGIASIIAGCSTHPLDLIKVRMQLQGETPISSTPSSSPLRPALAFHPANHATQAHVPVTPRAIPRVGPITVGVRIVTQEGVAALFSGISATVLRQTLYSTTRMGLYDMLKQKWTDPETNNMPLGRKIVAGLIAGGIGAAVGNPADVAMVRMQADGRLPAAQRRNYKSVVDAIAQMSKNEGVTSLWRGSSLTVNRAMLVTASQLASYDQFKEMILEKDLMKDGLGTHVTASFAAGFVASVVTNPVDVIKTRVMNMKVEPGTAPPYNGALDCAMKTIKAEGPMALYKGFIPTISRQGPFTIVLFVTLEQVRKLLKDF, encoded by the coding sequence ATGGGGGTGAAAGGTTTTGTTGAAGGAGGCATTGCTTCTATTATTGCTGGTTGTAGTACTCATCCTCTTGATCTTATCAAGGTACGTATGCAACTTCAAGGCGAAACGCCTATTTCTTCAACTCCCAGTTCATCTCCTCTTCGTCCCGCTCTTGCTTTTCATCCCGCCAACCACGCAACTCAAGCTCACGTGCCAGTAACACCACGCGCCATTCCTCGTGTGGGACCCATTACCGTCGGCGTTCGTATCGTTACACAAGAAGGCGTCGCCGCCCTCTTCTCCGGTATCTCCGCTACCGTTCTCCGGCAAACCCTTTATTCGACTACCAGAATGGGGTTGTACGACATGTTGAAGCAAAAATGGACGGATCCTGAGACGAATAACATGCCTTTGGGTAGAAAAATTGTCGCCGGACTCATCGCCGGCGGTATTGGGGCGGCGGTCGGTAACCCTGCTGACGTGGCGATGGTCCGCATGCAGGCCGATGGTCGGCTGCCGGCGGCACAACGGCGGAATTACAAGAGCGTGGTAGATGCTATCGCGCAAATGAGCAAGAACGAGGGTGTTACTAGCCTGTGGCGCGGTTCATCTCTTACTGTGAATCGCGCCATGCTAGTGACAGCGTCACAGCTGGCATCCTATGATCAATTCAAGGAAATGATTTTAGAGAAGGATTTGATGAAGGACGGACTGGGGACCCACGTGACGGCGAGTTTTGCTGCCGGTTTCGTGGCGTCGGTGGTGACGAATCCGGTGGATGTGATCAAGACTCGGGTAATGAACATGAAAGTGGAGCCAGGGACGGCTCCACCGTACAATGGCGCACTCGATTGCGCCATGAAAACTATAAAAGCCGAGGGACCAATGGCTCTCTACAAGGGATTTATCCCAACAATTTCAAGGCAAGGACCATTCACTATTGTGCTCTTTGTTACACTAGAACAGGTCAGGAAATTGCTTAAGGACTTTTAA